The Nocardioides sp. S-1144 genome includes a region encoding these proteins:
- a CDS encoding MFS transporter: MSTSTPSARPGASVSGPAVLRKVQRYVLPAAFLLYMFNYMDRAAIGYAQLQMSSDLGISLATYGTVAAIFFVAYTVLEVPSNIVMKKVGARLWLARIAITWGIITMLTGFVQNTTQLYIARIALGVAEAGLFPGLLLYMTYWFRTQDRSRGIAGFSLAQPVALLIGSVSAGYILDHADWFGLNGWQWVFILQGAPPVILGVWVLFYLADRPSKARWLSQDESDWLEGEISKEYDVADDEHMEISLDAVKNPKILYLAFINLLYAVGLYGMTFFLPQIVAQLNPGYSSTNIGLVGAIPYVCGAIAMLLVARYSDLLGNRKPIVMCTLAVAVVGLVVTMVFKETPALGMIGLCLLAIGVFSYLGPFWALASEALTRSQTAVGLATINAIAAAGGFFGPFVIGKTAAADDVIFSMIFPAICMFVAIILLAFVKPAKGTPAAVTETV, translated from the coding sequence ATGTCCACCAGCACCCCCTCAGCGCGCCCGGGCGCGTCCGTCTCCGGGCCCGCCGTCCTGCGCAAGGTCCAGCGCTACGTCCTGCCGGCCGCCTTCCTGCTCTACATGTTCAACTACATGGACCGGGCGGCGATCGGCTACGCCCAGCTCCAGATGTCGTCGGACCTCGGCATCAGCCTGGCCACCTATGGCACCGTCGCGGCGATCTTCTTCGTCGCCTACACGGTGCTGGAGGTCCCGAGCAACATCGTCATGAAGAAGGTCGGCGCCCGCCTCTGGCTGGCCCGGATCGCGATCACGTGGGGCATCATCACGATGCTGACCGGGTTCGTGCAGAACACCACGCAGCTCTACATCGCCCGGATCGCCCTTGGCGTCGCCGAGGCCGGCCTCTTCCCCGGGCTGCTGCTCTACATGACCTACTGGTTCCGCACCCAGGACCGCAGCCGCGGCATCGCCGGGTTCTCCCTCGCCCAGCCGGTGGCGCTGCTCATCGGCAGCGTCAGCGCCGGCTACATCCTCGACCACGCGGACTGGTTCGGCCTGAACGGCTGGCAGTGGGTGTTCATCCTGCAGGGCGCCCCGCCGGTGATCCTCGGCGTCTGGGTGCTGTTCTACCTCGCCGACCGTCCGAGCAAGGCGCGCTGGCTCTCGCAGGACGAGTCGGACTGGCTCGAGGGCGAGATCAGCAAGGAGTACGACGTCGCCGACGACGAGCACATGGAGATCTCCCTCGACGCGGTCAAGAACCCCAAGATCCTCTACCTGGCCTTCATCAACCTGCTCTACGCCGTGGGCCTGTACGGCATGACGTTCTTCCTGCCGCAGATCGTCGCCCAGCTCAACCCGGGCTACTCCTCGACCAACATCGGGCTCGTCGGGGCGATCCCGTACGTGTGCGGCGCGATCGCGATGCTCCTGGTCGCGCGCTACTCCGACCTGCTCGGCAACCGGAAGCCGATCGTGATGTGCACGCTGGCGGTCGCCGTCGTCGGGCTCGTCGTCACGATGGTCTTCAAGGAGACCCCGGCGCTCGGCATGATCGGCCTCTGCCTGCTGGCGATCGGCGTCTTCTCCTACCTCGGCCCGTTCTGGGCGCTGGCCTCGGAGGCCCTGACCCGGTCGCAGACCGCGGTCGGGCTGGCGACCATCAACGCGATCGCGGCCGCCGGTGGCTTCTTCGGGCCGTTCGTCATCGGCAAGACCGCCGCGGCGGACGACGTCATCTTCAGCATGATCTTCCCGGCCATCTGCATGTTCGTGGCGATCATCCTGCTGGCCTTCGTCAAGCCGGCCAAGGGCACCCCGGCCGCCGTCACCGAGACGGTCTGA